AAAAACTGTTAATTATTAACACTACCTCTGGTGGTGTGTCATCAGGAAaacttttcattatttcataCTCCAGTCTGTGTTGAATCCAGTCCAGATCAGCTTCTGCCTTCTGGAACTAAAACATTTAAGGTCAGGCACAGTGTATTAGAAACCCAAACCTGCAGACAAGCCCCAAACATTTGCCCTTTGTGTGtttcaggaaagcagaaaacGCTTTTCAAActtaatattttcaaagttCTGTTAGCAAAACCACAACCCAGCAGAGATTAAGAGCAAGTGTTCAGGATCCAAAAGTATCACCAGAGGTTCTGTTATTCATTATATCAGGGATGTGTTCTTTCAGCTGGTTTTAATGCCCACAATATATTCTATTATTCCCCAATAAACCAGACTGACTAACAGCTAATAAAACTGATGACATCACTTTTCTCTCCTTGGGATAAATAAGCCACCAGAGACTTATCTAATTGCCTTGTAAACCAGTCTGCTGATAGCATTACTACTTAATTAATTCTAGCCTGTGATTTCAATATCTATTAAAGACTTCCACTGCAAAGAAAGGCAGTTTTCCCAGTTCACAGGCCACTCATTCATTTTTTTACACAATAATTTGGTGATTTTTACAGTCACAGAAGAGACAGTGATGAAAGCAAGTTCAAAATGGTTGTAACTTCCTTAATTTggttttcactgtttctgttGGGATTAACCCCACAGTGACCATCCCAACTGCTTCAAGGAGTGGCCAGGAATGCCTGTGAGGATCTGGAATCTCAGACAGCCTCAAGGAATAGGGTTTGATCCAGGATACTCTGCAATAAAACCCCCTTTCTGAGGGAGTGGAGATGGGTGATGTTTCACACACCCTCAGTAAATTTTCTAATAATAGCTTAAGAAAAGGAAACTAAATCTGGTGAAGAGCTTGAGCACCTATAAATCAAAGGGAAAAGCTTTCAGCCATAACTCACCATCTGCCCACCAAAACTTCTTCCCACACCTGCCCCAGAAACCAGCCATGATAAAATCCAggaataaaatacatttcattaCACCACACATGTTTAAAGAGTTCAGGAGGGATTTTTTCCTTAACTGCCCAATAATTTCTCTTCTCCTCCACTAAGCAAACAGTTTTAGGTTTTCATTTCCACAGGCAGgtacccaaaaaaaaaatagttttttttttgcttttctccaaCTCCTTCATTTGATTAATGTTGGGAAAGCAGACAATGGGTACAGGTGGCTTTCAGAATTACCCATGGAACATTCAAATTGATAATTTGAGACTTCCAAAGGACAGGAACCCACCAACACCACGCTACTACTGTGACTCAGGATATGAAAAACTGGGTGTGAAGCTCAAAGCTTATCCATCCCCTGGTTGGAATTTTAAGATCTGTGCTCAATGAAAAGCTTAACCCAGTTCAATATCTCcactttttatttcataaatacTTATTTCTCGCTGTTATTtccagaaacacacacacacacacccctgcaAAAATCCCACCTGGGTCAGAAGCAGTTTATTTGACAACAGTCCCACAGAAAACGCAGGTTTTGAAGTGTAAATTTGTAATTTACTCACGGGGAGGGAGGCTGAAGGTGCTCTGCTCTCAGATGCTTTGACAATACTATTGCACTGCTCGCTGTACAGAACAGTAGTGCAATAAAGTCAGAGCACCTGTTAGCAGCAAAAACTGGGCAGGGATCACCAGCACACtcaaaaaaggcaataaaacaCCTCAGCTCACACAGTGGTTGCTGTGGATCACGAAGAACTGGGTAATATTCACGTTCACCAAGTcctaacacacacacacaaagagctCACATATTTGAAGACATTGTTATTATTCTGTTGTTCCACTGAccaaaagaggggggaaaaaatcccaaaccaccCAACAAAATGCTCAGCAGAAAATTCGATTTCAAACAATTCTGgtgcttttttttaactggaaacTACAGTTccaaatgcatttatttcttaGGTTTGCCTCGTAGCGAGCGAAGGTTCGGAGCTGCTGTCAGACAGATGTTCTTAAAACTGCATTACAGGGAATATTTTCTAGATATCAGTTTATTCTTTATAATCTGCAGGTGCTGAATCACTTTAAAATGTACTTAAACACTTATTTCTCAGCTCTGTGGATGTACATTATCCCTGGGGTTGCCACCTGGGTGCGAGAGCACCATCACTGTGGGGGTGTATTTCAGAAATCTAAAtgaaagggcttttttttttaacttcatatTGAAAGTTTGAGAACTCTCAGGGTTTGGAGGTGCTGAGATCCTCAACaacaaaatgcaaagaaacCTGGGAATGGAGCAGAGAAGAACTAGGAATGCTGGACAGTGTTCTTTGCTCCTTGCAGGGCGCTCAGAAAACTCAAAACTATTTTGCAGCTGTTTTGCAAATCCCCTCCTGGTCTCAGGCAGCGACTTTGGACGTGTGACTGTAGCAAAAGTGAGAACATAACGTAGACAGCATTGCTGGCCAATGCCCTTTTAACATTGCACTGCTTTTTGTGCATGATCACTAGTAGTACAACATAAAAAGGGCACTGGACAGACACcactccaggaaaaaaagcaggtcCACAGTACCAAAAatccagtgacagaacctgtccaacctggccttgactTATTTAAATTGGGAGCTTTATGATTTCTGTAATTAATCTGATGCTGTAGATGTGATGGTGGCACTGAACCATGGATTACCTGGGATTTTCATACACACTGTTCTGTTGAAACCCCCCCTAATTAGTTTATCCCGGGTTCCACGAGACTTAAAATGAAGCTTCCCATGAAATTCGTGTCAAAACCTCGGGGGAAATAAGTGTTTTATCACAACATTGTGGAGAGGGCTGAGCTCAGGGGAAATCCAGGAAGGAGAAACAAttagcagaaggaaaagcaaaagagacACAAAGCTGGGATTTGTGAAACTGTTCCGAATTCCACCACCAGGTGTAAAACACCCTCTTAACTTTCAGGGAGCCAAAAGACACCTCTGTGACTATTTACGTGTCAGAGTCACTTGAAAGTAAGACTTTCAATAAAACACATATTTAAACCATATTAACtaaataacaatcaataaataataaataaataaagcataCGACCCAAGCGCCTCTAAACGTATTTCTGAATTATTACTTCTAAACTtggcttaaaaagaaaaagaaaaaaaagaattctaagAGAAAAGATATGGGGAGACCGAGGGAGAatctttaatgtaaaaaaagatCAGAGAGAAGCAAGGTCGAGGTTTTAGGGATGCCACAAGGAACTCGGCTGGTCGGGGACAGCTTTCCAGCGCCTCTCGTCAGGgaagcacagcacagcttttTTCTGGGAGGTTATTTTTTGCgcttttttcccacttttccagAAGCGGGGCAGACAGGGAGGCGACCATTCCATGAGGGAGAGTTCGGAGTCCAAGgctgggaaaactcctggaacCGGAGCTGGGAAAGAAGGGGGCCCAGCCCACCCACCTCCTCCCCCCGTACTCAAAATGGTCCAGCCCAGGTGAGCGCTCCACCCTCTCCCCCCGCCGGGACGAAATGGACTcgcccccccgcgccccgctGTGCCCCGcgttctccccccccccccccattcccGCACGTGGTGCGGCCCGGCCGCGTCCCCCGCGCAGTGGGCGCGCCCGCCCCCCCCCAGGTGCGCGGGAATGGCCGCGCCCTGCCCCGCGCCGAGCGCGGCgcaggccccgccccgcgggggGGGCCGCGCAATGGACCGGCCCGGCCGAACCCGCCTGACCCGGACGCGCCCGCCGGGCGCCCAGCCGAGGGCGGCGCGGGCCGCGCTCAGGGCCCGGATGCGGAGCGGCGGGCGCGGCTGAGCGGCCGCTCTTCCTCGTCGCGCCGCGCCCGTGCTCTCCCcgccttcccctcccttcctcctgtcCGCGGAGGCCCCGCGCCCCGCGAGGCGCCGCCGGCGGGCGGCCCTGCGGCGCGGGCGGCCCCGAGcgcggccgccgcccgcccTCACCATGGCCTCGAGCCTGGCGACCGCCGTCTCCATGTTGAATAGTTGACATTCCTCAGGCGGCGGCGGGGAGATCCCCACCCCCCGCGCGGCGCACGGGAGAGCCGCCGCCGCCCATTGGCCAGCTGTCACTCGCCGCGCGCCCCCCATTGGCCCGCGGCGCGCCGAGCGCGCTCGCCATTGGCCCGGCGGGAATGTAAACCCGCTCCGAGGTACGGCGGCGCTGATTGGCCCGGAGTGGGCTCCGGGCGATGATtggccggggcggggcgcgcGCCGCTGGCTGGGCGGGCCCTGGTCACCCCCCCCAAGCTTCACACCCGGTCCCTTCGGTGCCCCCAGCGGGGCTGCTGTTACGTCTCGTTCACCCCACCGGCCTCCCCCGGCCGAGCGCTGCCCGCAGCTGATTGTCGGCGCCAGATCCGTTCGCCCAATGGCGGTGCCCGGGAcggggcgggggcagcgccggccccgctccggtGAAGCGCGCGGgatggggcggggggggggggccctCAGCGCGGcggccaatcagcgcgcggctTACACTCGCCGCGT
This is a stretch of genomic DNA from Pseudopipra pipra isolate bDixPip1 chromosome 21, bDixPip1.hap1, whole genome shotgun sequence. It encodes these proteins:
- the SKA2 gene encoding spindle and kinetochore-associated protein 2 isoform X4, with the protein product MGGARRVTAGQWAAAALPCAARGVGISPPPPEECQLFNMETAVARLEAMFQKAEADLDWIQHRLEYEIMKSFPDDTPPEDNPLAILEGLSVARARYKALCTRMDRIAREQKEAMKGIQASVENTTKIVQELQQKAGLEPGCAGSTVPGSAKGQH